In Montipora foliosa isolate CH-2021 chromosome 13, ASM3666993v2, whole genome shotgun sequence, one DNA window encodes the following:
- the LOC137982614 gene encoding uncharacterized protein: MAADQSSQQLNTLNELVRFMTVAGPRFRVVRFKEKSFPVADCSFTDATFKMEYCEDGVGLGLMKAVLMKDFFKNGLDELQSGGTSPNAQQACKRLNNFLSHVPETLDHLKKCKKEEDFNCLFALEVLIPLSSGTCLIDQKSTAGRKEERLKLPNEFGKKGLVIGYSCGYHGELDMVVIPDYQEDLPVLIASEEERPRPTPKQAKKAKTETLEEYIEALHRPISLSTLSRSVAMIITFSHMQKECFKTSCAVPMLRVNPKGVLVLVYDSHKDILLISEVYEWDGIAFLVTWLVLHYSLFPPSVLSDSLVDCCCGYNTAIKDTKLGEPWYLESESVLDTEDWNTLFDFMRTNIKTIQPGQSNS, from the exons ATGGCTGCAGACCAATCGTCGCAACAACTAAATACTCTAAATGAGTTGGTGAGGTTCATGACCGTGGCGGGTCCTCGTTTTCGCGTTGTACGGTTCAAAGAGAAAAGTTTTCCCGTAGCGGACTGTAGTTTTACCGACGCTACATTTAAGATGGAATATTGCGAAGATGGGGTTGGTTTAGGTTTAATG AAAGCTGTGTTGATgaaggatttttttaaaaatggactTGATGAACTACAATCAGGGGGTACTTCCCCAAATGCTCAACAAGCATGCAAGCGATTGAACAATTTTTTGAGTCATGTTCCTGAGACACTAGATCAtctgaaaaaatgcaagaaagaaGAAGATTTCAATTGCCTCTTTGCATTGGAAGTTTTAATACCTCTCTCATCTGGTACCTGCTTAATAGACCAAAAGAGTACTGCTGGTAGGAAGGAGGAGAGATTAAAACTACCAAATGAATTTGGAAAGAAGGGACTTGTGATag GTTATTCATGTGGTTATCATGGAGAGTTAGATATGGTTGTTATCCCAGACTATCAGGAAGATTTACCAG TTCTGATTGCCTCTGAGGAAGAGCGACCAAGACCAACACCAAAGCAGGCAAAGAAGGCAAAGACTG agACACTAGAAGAATATATAGAGGCGCTTCATCGTCCAATCAGCCTTAGTACCCTCTCACGAAGTGTTGCAATGATAATAACGTTTTCCCATATGCAAAAGGAATGCTTCAAGACTTCTTGTGCCGTTCCCATGCTCAGGGTCAATCCTAAAGGAGTCCTAGTGTTAGTTTATGATAGTCACAAGGACATTTTATTGATAAGCGAAGTTTATGAATGGGACGGGATTGCTTTTCTAGTCACTTGGCTAGTTCTACATTACTCGTTATTCCCCCCCAGTGTTTTGAGTGACTCGCTGGTGGATTGTTGCTGTGGCTACAACACTGCAATTAAGGACACTAAATTAGGTGAGCCATGGTACTTGGAATCCGAAAGTGTTTTAGATACAGAAGACTGGAACACACTTTTTGACTTTATGCGTACGAATATTAAAACTATCCAGCCAGGTCAGTCAAATAGCTAA